One window of the Allorhizobium ampelinum S4 genome contains the following:
- the gap gene encoding type I glyceraldehyde-3-phosphate dehydrogenase, giving the protein MTVKVAINGFGRIGRNVLRGIIESGRTDIEVVAINDLGPVETNAHLLRYDSVHGRFPSTVKVEGDSIIIDGRAPIKVTAVRDPKDLPWSNVDIALECTGIFTAKEKASLHLANGSKRVLVSAPADGADKTIVFGVNHNTLTKDDLVVSNASCTTNCLAPVAYVLQKLVGIESGYMTTIHSYTGDQPTLDTMHKDLHRARAAALSMIPTSTGAAKAVGLVLPELKGKLDGSAIRVPTPNVSVVDLKFIPGRTVTKEEINAAIKAASEGELKGILGYTEEPLVSIDFNHDSHSSTFSGDQTKVMDGGKLVRILSWYDNEWGFSNRMADTAVAMGKLI; this is encoded by the coding sequence ATGACTGTGAAAGTTGCCATTAACGGCTTTGGCCGTATCGGCCGCAATGTGCTGCGCGGTATCATCGAATCCGGCCGGACCGACATTGAGGTCGTGGCCATCAACGATCTTGGCCCGGTCGAAACCAATGCGCATCTGCTGCGCTATGATAGCGTCCATGGCCGTTTCCCCTCGACCGTCAAGGTTGAAGGCGACAGCATCATCATCGACGGCCGCGCGCCGATCAAGGTGACCGCGGTTCGCGATCCCAAGGACCTGCCCTGGAGCAATGTCGATATCGCGCTGGAATGCACTGGCATTTTCACCGCCAAGGAAAAGGCATCGCTGCACCTGGCCAATGGCTCGAAGCGCGTGCTGGTTTCGGCGCCTGCTGATGGTGCCGACAAGACCATCGTTTTCGGCGTCAACCACAACACGCTGACCAAGGACGACCTGGTCGTTTCCAACGCCTCCTGCACCACCAATTGCCTGGCACCGGTTGCCTACGTGCTGCAAAAGCTTGTCGGCATCGAAAGCGGCTACATGACGACCATCCATTCCTACACCGGCGACCAGCCGACGCTGGATACGATGCACAAGGACCTGCACCGCGCCCGCGCTGCTGCGCTGTCGATGATCCCGACCTCGACCGGTGCCGCCAAGGCCGTCGGCCTGGTTCTGCCGGAACTGAAGGGCAAGCTGGACGGTTCGGCCATCCGCGTTCCGACCCCGAACGTCTCGGTTGTTGACCTGAAGTTCATCCCCGGTCGCACGGTCACCAAGGAAGAAATCAACGCCGCCATCAAGGCAGCGTCGGAAGGCGAGTTGAAGGGCATTCTCGGCTATACCGAAGAGCCGCTGGTTTCCATCGACTTCAACCACGACAGCCATTCCTCGACCTTCTCCGGCGACCAGACCAAGGTCATGGACGGCGGCAAGCTGGTGCGCATCCTGTCCTGGTACGACAACGAATGGGGCTTCTCCAACCGCATGGCCGACACCGCCGTCGCCATGGGCAAGCTGATCTAA